DNA sequence from the Oncorhynchus nerka isolate Pitt River linkage group LG9b, Oner_Uvic_2.0, whole genome shotgun sequence genome:
acacccacacccacactccCACCACCACGCAGCCGCCCACCAGCGACTCTCCGCGGGGAACGTCAGCGGGAGCTTTACGTTGATGAGGGATGACCACCGTGGACTGGCGTCTATGGGAAACCTGTACGGCCACTACCCTAAAGATATGTCCGGCATGGTCCATGGGTCCCTCTCCCCGTTGTCCAACAGTCTCGGCTCTTTGCACAACTCCCAGCAGACGCTCTCAGCCTACGGTCCAAGTGCTCACCTTACTAATGatgccaagatgctctctcccgTGACAGGCTTCGAGTCCCACGCCGCAATGCTGTCCCGGAGCGAGGAGCACCTTGCCAGGGGGTTAGGCGGCCATGGGCATGGCATGATGTCCAACCTCAACGGGATGCACCATCCGCACAGCCACCTTCACTCCCAGGCCAATGGGGCAGCGATGCTGGCCGAGCGAGAGAGGCACGGGGCTGGGTCCGGCCAGGGAGGAGTGTCGGGAGGGCAGGCGGATGAGATCAACACGAAAGAGGTGGCTCAACGGATAACGGCAGAGCTGAAGCGCTACTCAATTCCCCAGGCTATTTTCGCCCAGAGGATCCTATGTCGGTCCCAAGGAACCCTCTCGGATCTTCTGCGGAACCCCAAGCCGTGGAGTAAACTCAAGTCAGGCCGGGAGACGTTTAGGAGAATGTGGAAGTGGCTCCAGGAGCCCGAGTTTCAGCGGATGTCTGCCCTTCGGTTGGCGGGTAAGATGCTTCTGGTCTCGCGGCCTTTCTCGTGTGGGCTGCTTATTGAACAGCCGATCGTAACTATTGACGTTTTACGCATAAAAGCGTAGTTTGCTCACTCTTTTGTCAAACCCTCTCTATTTAATGTTACGATAAATAACTAGCTGTATAGGCTACTACAATGAACCTGATATGCTATATATAACTTATTTTAGGCTAAAGACGTCCAGCGTTGTAAGAAAAATCACAGTAAAACGACCGTTATACACGTCAGACAAAACCACAACTTCCAAACGATTCAGCACCATAG
Encoded proteins:
- the onecut3b gene encoding one cut domain family member 2 yields the protein MELTMENLGNLHGVSHSQAGELMSSTHARQSSAPSHRNLVSHAHGRSAMVSSMAAILDGTGDYRTDPSALSGHLHPAMSMCESGMSLSNTYTTLTPLQHLPPISTVSDKFHHPHPHPHSHHHAAAHQRLSAGNVSGSFTLMRDDHRGLASMGNLYGHYPKDMSGMVHGSLSPLSNSLGSLHNSQQTLSAYGPSAHLTNDAKMLSPVTGFESHAAMLSRSEEHLARGLGGHGHGMMSNLNGMHHPHSHLHSQANGAAMLAERERHGAGSGQGGVSGGQADEINTKEVAQRITAELKRYSIPQAIFAQRILCRSQGTLSDLLRNPKPWSKLKSGRETFRRMWKWLQEPEFQRMSALRLAACKRKEQDQGRERNLVPKKQRLVFTDLQRRTLAAIFRENRRPSKEMQITISHQLGLELSTVSNFFMNARRRCHADRWGSTGGAEGNEHAGVHAGVQGHGHMQAHGNNNNAGSSPAQPGTSSATTFSKA